Proteins encoded by one window of Castor canadensis chromosome 2, mCasCan1.hap1v2, whole genome shotgun sequence:
- the LOC109678242 gene encoding uncharacterized protein isoform X1, which yields MMLLLGRLLCSSLQAQCSSWPLPCPGVAQLDLTCDPAQRKGQGCRTHGLGPRISGHALPATPALHAQPRVLCTARESTHVLQGVAFPLGILVPPSCHDCLLQALMDKAAAHSCPRPPQDAIITVSCGLQELKSGHACFVSSSGPEHMQARPPLLWAALAAP from the coding sequence ATGATGCTGCTGCTGGGGAGACTCCTCTGCTCATCTCTGCAGGCACAGTGTTCATCCTGGCCATTGCCCTGCCCCGGTGTTGCTCAGCTGGACCTGACCTGTGACCCTGCACAACGAAAAGGACAAGGGTGCAGGACACATGGACTGGGACCCCGGATTTCAGGCCATGCTCTCCCTGCCACACCTGCCCTGCATGCACAGCCTAGGGTTCTGTGCACTGCCAGAGAGTCCACACATGTGCTGCAAGGGGTTGCTTTTCCTTTGGGGATCCTGGTGCCACCAAGTTGCCATGACTGCCTCCTGCAGGCACTAATGGACAAGGCAGCAGCCCACTCGTGTCCCAGGCCGCCCCAGGATGCCATTATCACGGTGTCCTGTGGACTGCAGGAGTTGAAGTCTGGCCACGCCTGCTTCGTGTCCAGCTCCGGGCCCGAGCACATGCAGGCGAGGCCACCATTACTCTGGGCTGCCCTGGCAGCGCCCTGA